One window of Nymphaea colorata isolate Beijing-Zhang1983 chromosome 11, ASM883128v2, whole genome shotgun sequence genomic DNA carries:
- the LOC116264891 gene encoding APO protein 1, chloroplastic-like has protein sequence MESLTVTLAPNLPEIKRIRGAQNLSWCCSDAVQLKFGIHPIQGNVQRTRNSFFCVSQKPRLDTDGKQQRKYPHNVDLPPILPKNKKKPYPVPFRAIQGAARADKKLAQMGIEKPLEPPKNGLLVPGLIPVAYQVLDAWKALIKGLAVLVNYVPVYGCRYCSEVHIALTGHEMKDCQGPGNGNRRGQHEWVRGTVNDVLIPIDSYHLYDPFGKRIKHEQRFDYDRIPAVVELCIQAGVDLPEYPSRRRLVPIRMIGKKVIDRGGFVVEPKRSTREQTALLELDTYGLNISPDPPPMPDSELRDLAERTLEAWETVRGGTAKLMKKYSVKACGYCSEVHVGPWGHNAKLCGSFKHQWRDGKHGWQDATLDEVVPPNYVWHVRDPSGPPLSFPLKSYYGKAPAVVELCVQAGAMISDKYKPMMRLDIVIPDCEEAKLVA, from the exons ATGGAGAGCTTGACCGTCACG CTCGCTCCCAACCTGCCGGAGATAAAGAGAATTCGAG GGGCTCAAAATTTGAGTTGGTGTTGCTCTGACGCTGTCCAGCTGAAG TTTGGGATCCATCCAATTCAGGGGAATGTGCAAAGAACAAGAAATtccttcttttgtgtttctcagAAGCCTAGGCTGGACACAGATGGCAAACAGCAGCGCAAGTATCCTCACAATGTTGATCTCCCTCCTATTCTCccaaagaataagaagaaaccATATCCAGTTCCATTCAGAGCCATACAAGGAGCTGCAAGGGCTGATAAGAAACTTGCACAGATGGGAATAGAGAAGCCTCTTGAACCCCCAAAAAATGGACTACTTGTGCCTGGGCTAATTCCTGTGGCGTATCAGGTTCTGGATGCATGGAAAGCTTTAATCAAAGGCCTGGCTGTGCTTGTCAACTATGTTCCAGTGTATGGTTGCAG GTACTGCTCAGAAGTACACATCGCCCTAACTGGTCATGAGATGAAAGATTGTCAGGGTCCTGGGAATGGTAACCGCCGAGGACAACATGAATGGGTCAGAGGCACAGTTAATGATGTGCTCATCCCCATAGACTCCTACCACCTCTATGACCCGTTTGGCAAGCGTATCAAGCATGAGCAGAGGTTTGACTATGACAGGATCCCAGCCGTTGTGGAGTTATGCATTCAAGCCGGTGTGGACTTGCCTGAGTACCCATCACGTAGAAGGCTTGTCCCCATCCGCATGATAGGGAAGAAAGTAATAGATCGCGGTGGTTTTGTAGTTGAGCCAAAGCGTTCTACACGTGAGCAGACTGCACTACTAGAGCTGGATACATATGGTCTGAACATTTCACCTGATCCGCCCCCTATGCCAGATTCAGAACTGCGTGATCTTGCAGAGAGGACACTTGAAGCTTGGGAAACTGTTAGAGGAGGAACAGCAAAGTTGATGAAGAAGTATAGTGTGAAAGCATGCGGCTACTGCTCAGAGGTGCACGTAGGGCCATGGGGTCACAATGCCAAGTTGTGTGGTTCATTCAAGCACCAATGGCGGGATGGTAAGCATGGATGGCAAGACGCGACACTCGACGAGGTGGTACCTCCCAACTACGTATGGCATGTGAGAGATCCAAGTGGGCCGCCACTCAGTTTCCCACTCAAGTCATATTATGGGAAGGCTCCGGCAGTAGTTGAATTGTGCGTGCAGGCTGGTGCCATGATTTCCGACAAGTATAAACCAATGATGAGGTTGGACATCGTAATACCAGATTGTGAAGAAGCCAAACTTGTAGCATGA